In Eupeodes corollae chromosome 3, idEupCoro1.1, whole genome shotgun sequence, a single genomic region encodes these proteins:
- the LOC129950504 gene encoding uncharacterized protein LOC129950504, producing MIDRFSRWPEAIPLQEMSAETVAAAFYNRWVSRFGSPIKITTDQGTQFESALFSALMKLIGTTRVRTAPYHPASNGLVERWHRSLKTALMCHEKTNWVDALPTVLMGLRTTYKEDIKASAAEMLYGTSLTIPGEFFVNQDTFSDPQIFVQKHREVMRKFRASTTSNHATNTKLFVSPDLYKSSHVFLRRDCVTKAIGTTILWSSSYGRILNVSTERLKPAYISLGNSTAREPSLPTSSDHRQTPSQVELNQLSTTKIRSILKKNEKNLQIKTDVQHRVKFDN from the exons ATGATTGACCGTTTCAGCAGATGGCCGGAAGCTATACCTCTACAAGAGATGAGTGCAGAAACAGTCGCAGCTGCATTTTACAACCGTTGGGTTTCCCGATTCGGCTCACCAATCAAAATCACGACCGACCAAGGTACTCAATTTGAGTCTGCCCTTTTCTCAGCGCTCATGAAGTTGATTGGCACCACGAGGGTAAGAACTGCACCTTATCACCCTGCTTCAAACGGACTAGTGGAACGATGGCATCGCTCTTTGAAGACCGCTCTGATGTGCCACGAGAAGACAAATTGGGTAGACGCACTTCCAACAGTACTAATGGGACTTCGAACAACCTACAAAGAAGACATTAAAGCGTCCGCAGCCGAAATGCTCTATGGAACGAGTTTAACCATACCTGGTGAGTTCTTTGTTAACCAAGACACTTTCTCTGACCCACAGATATTCGTTCAAAAACATCGAGAGGTCATGCGCAAGTTTCGTGCATCTACGACATCAAATCATGCCACCAACACAAAATTGTTCGTTTCACCTGACCTGTACAAATCTTCACATGTTTTTCTTCGACGCGATTGCGTTACAAAAGCCATTGGAACAACCATACTCTGGTCCTCATCCt ATGGACGGATTTTAAATGTATCAACAGAACGTCTAAAACCAGCATACATCTCACTCGGAAACAGCACAGCCCGAGAACCAAGTCTTCCAACATCAAGCGATCATCGTCAAACACCGAGTCAAGTCGAATTAAACCAGCTTTCCACAACAAAGATTCggtcaattttaaagaaaaatgaaaaaaatctacaaatcaAAACAGATGTTCAGCATCGAGTTAAATTTGACAACTAA